One Spinacia oleracea cultivar Varoflay chromosome 4, BTI_SOV_V1, whole genome shotgun sequence DNA segment encodes these proteins:
- the LOC110783233 gene encoding uncharacterized protein has translation MANSAILTNYNPKTSCFKGISLLLLLCGNPRIKLILCEGDTKVIKGRTKIKAGEIMFEFPECVVCHADSFILGRPIPVLAIHDYLVSGRAYFVLPLDRLPARGGTPLSAASLQSLYSPSSGGCPSSNNNNCKLLFSSGGGGGNNDVINDNNNRSPFDYIKDKDGRVLMIKVVPEFITRIISANNGNNSPSNCSPNNSGKLLICTTPELQKQYEQLVRAKDQGWSPKLETISENKKIRASPSKLFRFEWVQIKQMKTI, from the coding sequence ATGGCAAATTCAGCAATATTAACAAATTACAACCCAAAAACATCATGTTTTAAAGGaatttcattattattattattatgtggaAATCCAAGAATAAAGCTTATATTATGTGAAGGTGACACAAAGGTGATAAAGGGAcgtacaaaaatcaaagcaGGAGAAATCATGTTTGAGTTCCCTGAATGTGTTGTTTGTCATGCAGATTCTTTCATCCTCGGCCGTCCGATCCCGGTCCTCGCCATCCACGACTACCTCGTCTCCGGCCGTGCTTACTTCGTCCTCCCCCTCGACCGCCTCCCCGCCCGTGGTGGCACGCCACTCTCCGCCGCCTCGTTGCAATCCCTCTACTCCCCTTCTAGTGGTGGTTGCCCTAGTAGTAACAACAATAATTGTAAGTTGTTGTTtagtagtggtggtggtggtggcaatAATGACGTcattaatgataataataatagaagTCCTTTTGATTATATTAAGGATAAAGATGGAAGAGTACTTATGATTAAGGTTGTTCCTGAGTTTATTACAAGGATAATTAGTGCTAATAATGGTAACAATAGTCCATCTAATTGTAGCCCTAATAATAGTGGTAAATTACTTATATGTACCACACCGGAGTTGCAAAAGCAATATGAACAACTTGTTAGGGCAAAAGATCAAGGATGGTCTCCAAAACTTGAGACGATTTCCGAGAACAAGAAGATTAGGGCTTCTCCTTCTAAGTTGTTCAGGTTCGAGTGGGTGCAAATTAAGCAGATGAAAACTATTTAG